The Dehalococcoidia bacterium genome includes the window GCCACAGGCTTTCCCCGTGAGCATCTACTTATAGCCTTTCTCCTGTCCTTGCCTGTCCATATCAGCAGTCAGCAAGCGTTCCAAAGGAGCGAGTATCTCAGATTCTGTCTGGCGGAGATCGATGGCCTTTAAGTATCTGTGGCAACGTTCACAGGTGTAGAGTCGATAAAGCTCTTTTTCATCGGTAAAGTAGGCCAACTCTTTCTGATCACTGTTTCTGCAGTAAGGACACTCCAGCCGTTGGAAGAGCCAATCGGTATCACAACGAGAACAAACAAGCCGTCTGGCCCCTCGATCCTTATCCAGAAAGGCAAAATCGGGTTTGCCACCGCAGACAGGGCAATACCCGCGTCGCCATTGACCCTGGTCTACCAACCCGGCAAGGACCTCCGTCCGGGTTTTCAGGAATGGTCTCAACGCACACTGTATCGCTCTGGCAAGCGCATCTTCCATAACACCCAATGTGACGGCCCACGATGATAAGGATGCGTCTTCATACCAGGCCTTGGCCATTTCCTGCAAGAGAGTGATATCAAAGGCCGCACGTTCCGACTTCTCTGGACTAGGAACGGCGTGCTCGGCAAGTAGTGCAAAAGCTCTTTGAAAAAGCTCCCTAAAGGTGGGCCAATCAACAGAAATGGCATCCCACTTCACCAATGGGATGCCATTTCGCAGAGTAGCACCTGCTTCAAGTTCGGTTAGTATCGGCTGAGGGGAAGGGATGCTCTTCTTTGCCTCGACGGAGATGCGCAGCAAATCTCGATACAGTTCAACATTTTCAGGTAAACAACCCTCTTCTTGCTGCCAGTCATCCAGTTTCTGGAGCGTCCTCTCGTCTATTCCCACTCTGTCCTCTTATTCCCCCACCGCATATTTTCTAATGCTTGCCGCCGCTGGAAATACTATCATACCATTTTCCATAGTGGCTCTTGGCATAATGCTTTGAAATCTTCCCATCCAGCATGGACCGCATCGATTCCGTCATCCTGGGGTGAATGGCACCCAGATAGATGTGAACCAGCAGCATAGTAATTCCGGCGATAAACGCCAGATCGTGGATAACCAAACACCACTGGAAAACTTCGGAAGACACTTCACCTTTGAAGAACCACATGATGGTGCCCGTTGCCACGAACAGGATGAAAGTGCCTATGACTACCCCCTGCCACATCTTCTGTCCGGTATTCACGTGTCCCTGCGGGGGCATTTTGGTCTCGTCGCCGCCAAAGTAGTAATCGGGAGCGGCCTTCATCCAATTGAAGTCGTCCTTGCCCCAGGTAAGCGTCTCTTTGATAAAGTGGAGCGACATCCTGGGATTGGTGAAGAAATAGACTATCGGCCCCAGCACAAAGATCACCGCCGCAATGCGATGAATGACCCTGGTGATGCCACCCTGAGCCACAACCCCCAACCCCGGGAGAAACAAGAACATGCCAGTGATCAGCAAGGTCACGAACG containing:
- a CDS encoding formate dehydrogenase accessory protein FdhE is translated as MGIDERTLQKLDDWQQEEGCLPENVELYRDLLRISVEAKKSIPSPQPILTELEAGATLRNGIPLVKWDAISVDWPTFRELFQRAFALLAEHAVPSPEKSERAAFDITLLQEMAKAWYEDASLSSWAVTLGVMEDALARAIQCALRPFLKTRTEVLAGLVDQGQWRRGYCPVCGGKPDFAFLDKDRGARRLVCSRCDTDWLFQRLECPYCRNSDQKELAYFTDEKELYRLYTCERCHRYLKAIDLRQTESEILAPLERLLTADMDRQGQEKGYK
- a CDS encoding cytochrome b/b6 domain-containing protein, with the translated sequence MSTAEERTIERFRKRTIWFHWINTAAFVTLLITGMFLFLPGLGVVAQGGITRVIHRIAAVIFVLGPIVYFFTNPRMSLHFIKETLTWGKDDFNWMKAAPDYYFGGDETKMPPQGHVNTGQKMWQGVVIGTFILFVATGTIMWFFKGEVSSEVFQWCLVIHDLAFIAGITMLLVHIYLGAIHPRMTESMRSMLDGKISKHYAKSHYGKWYDSISSGGKH